GGTTTTCCAGCTTCAAATGGAAACCTGGGAGCtgtcctctcctccttcccccaggtATTTTGGAACATGGAGTTGCAGACGATGACTTTCCTGTTGTCTTCGTTGAAGCGGGGGTTGAAGTGGAAGGCAACGTCATTCCCTCTCTTGAAATCCAGTGCAAACCTGCAAAAACAATAATGGAGTTGCTGCTTTTGCCACAAAACCCCTGAACTCTGTTGCAGGGCTTCCCAAAAATAGCAAAGAGAAAATCCCACAGACCCCGTAGGGCAACAGCTTGGCATTTACACATTTGTTTGGTGGAGTATTTGATATTCCACCAGGCAGGGGCTATTCAGGAATGGAAAGCAAATTCCAGCCCCCCTGCTccacccagcagtgccccatGGAAGCCCCCCACCCTCGGAGCTGGACCCCCCAGTACCTGTTTGGGTTGGGGTTCACAGTCCCAGTGATGGTGATGAGCAGCCGAGGGACGAGTCCTGCCTGCAGGGGCAGCTCAAAGGGGACTTTCTGGGAGACAACAGGCATTTGGTATCAGCAAAAAATCATGTCAAAagcccagtgccacccctggggacagccagccccagACCCCTCCCATGGCCAAGCAAAATCAGCCACTGAGGACACAGAAAGCCTCATCGTGATGGAGCCGTTACCATTGGAGAGGTTGGTCCTCCCTGAGGAGGAGCTGGTCCTCCCTGTGGAGCTGTTGGTCCCCCCTGAGGAGCAGAAGGCCCAAATCCAGGGCCACTGGATGGTTGTCCTGGGGCAGGAAACGGCCCTGTTGCTGGTGGAGCTCCAGGGAATGCTCCAGGTGCTCCTGGATACGCTGCTGATCCTCCAGGATAAGCTCCAGGGtatgctcctggtgctgcagggaatACTCCAGGTCCTGGAGGACAGGTTCCAGGTGCTCCAGGATAGGTTCCAGGTGCTCCAGGATAGGCTCCAGGTGCTCCAGGATAGGCTGGGaaggcaccaggagctgctggttgGTTCCCCCAGGCgggccagccctgggctgggggggcGCAGGGGGCTGGGTTGTTGCTGTTGGCCAAGGCATCAGATAACTGGGGACAGAGGAGAGGACAAAGGTCAGGCTGGGGAGATTCCTGCTGGGATCACACTGAGCTCTCCAAAGTCCATCTCTGGTGGCCTGCAGCGTGGCCAAGGGCAAGagctcagctctcagc
This region of Motacilla alba alba isolate MOTALB_02 chromosome 5, Motacilla_alba_V1.0_pri, whole genome shotgun sequence genomic DNA includes:
- the LGALS3 gene encoding galectin-3, giving the protein MSDGFSLSDALANSNNPAPCAPPAQGWPAWGNQPAAPGAFPAYPGAPGAYPGAPGTYPGAPGTCPPGPGVFPAAPGAYPGAYPGGSAAYPGAPGAFPGAPPATGPFPAPGQPSSGPGFGPSAPQGGPTAPQGGPAPPQGGPTSPMKVPFELPLQAGLVPRLLITITGTVNPNPNRFALDFKRGNDVAFHFNPRFNEDNRKVIVCNSMFQNTWGKEERTAPRFPFEAGKPFKLQVLCETDHFKVAVNDAHLLQYNFREKRLNEVTKLCIGGDIALTSVVPTMI